From the genome of Streptomyces sp. NBC_01260, one region includes:
- a CDS encoding WXG100 family type VII secretion target, which translates to MGHDPHTKVRYESVQEMANRIRAVSQNICRDLEEMDTALKVVTDTWDGEAHSEYVTLQNKYRGRADDMKRRLEQVARIVESGKDHYRFTDLKSSRLFTEAY; encoded by the coding sequence ATGGGCCACGACCCGCACACCAAGGTCAGGTACGAGAGCGTCCAGGAGATGGCCAACCGCATCCGTGCGGTGTCCCAGAACATCTGCCGCGACCTCGAAGAGATGGACACCGCGCTCAAGGTCGTCACCGACACCTGGGACGGTGAGGCGCACAGCGAGTACGTGACGCTCCAGAACAAGTACCGGGGCAGGGCCGACGACATGAAGCGCCGCCTGGAGCAGGTGGCGAGGATCGTCGAGTCCGGCAAGGACCACTACCGCTTCACGGACCTCAAGTCCTCCCGCCTGTTCACCGAGGCGTACTGA
- the mycP gene encoding type VII secretion-associated serine protease mycosin: protein MTPYRKTVLLTAAAVAAAAALAGPRAAYADPGAGDLRIDGGGVCTFPMKKQFEGRPWPLQRVLLDELWQDTRGKGVRVAVIDTGVDDTNPQLTSAVDASAGADLLPGGGTDGTVDQVGHGTKVAGIIAARPRGGTGFVGLAPEATIIPIRQNDEKNSGKDTTMAAAIDHAIAKGAEVINISQDTTRPLTEDSVLGRAVARAIGRDIVVVASAGNDGMDGRPKRTYPAAFDGVLAVAASDRNNERAPFSQAGGFVGVAAPGVDIVSTVPGNGQCTDNGTSFSAPYVTGVAALMRAKYPAWTAAQIVARIEQTAERSVNGHDDFVGWGVVDPVGALSGDDAPQDAPRPDPPPARAQAPEPAHLSMSRTPQERSKRYAAYALAAAAVLVGVVAGTATVARDIRRRRGPRAR from the coding sequence ATGACGCCGTACCGGAAGACGGTCCTGCTGACGGCCGCCGCGGTGGCCGCCGCGGCCGCACTCGCGGGTCCGCGGGCCGCGTACGCCGATCCGGGCGCCGGGGACCTGCGCATAGACGGCGGCGGCGTGTGCACCTTTCCGATGAAGAAGCAGTTCGAGGGCCGCCCCTGGCCGCTCCAGCGCGTGCTCCTGGACGAGCTGTGGCAGGACACCAGGGGCAAGGGTGTCCGCGTCGCCGTCATCGACACCGGGGTGGACGACACCAACCCACAGCTCACCTCGGCCGTGGACGCCTCCGCGGGCGCCGATCTCCTGCCGGGCGGCGGCACCGACGGCACCGTCGACCAGGTCGGCCACGGCACCAAGGTGGCCGGCATCATCGCCGCCCGCCCCCGCGGCGGCACCGGATTCGTCGGCCTGGCCCCCGAGGCCACCATCATCCCGATCCGCCAGAACGACGAGAAGAACAGCGGCAAGGACACCACGATGGCCGCCGCGATCGACCACGCGATCGCGAAGGGTGCCGAGGTCATCAACATCTCCCAGGACACCACCCGGCCGCTGACCGAGGACTCCGTGCTGGGCCGGGCGGTGGCCCGGGCGATCGGCAGGGACATCGTGGTGGTCGCCTCCGCGGGCAACGACGGCATGGACGGCCGGCCGAAGCGCACCTATCCCGCCGCCTTCGACGGCGTCCTCGCCGTCGCCGCGTCCGACCGCAACAACGAACGCGCCCCCTTCTCCCAGGCCGGGGGGTTCGTCGGGGTCGCCGCACCCGGCGTCGACATCGTCTCCACCGTCCCCGGCAACGGCCAGTGCACCGACAACGGCACCAGCTTCTCCGCGCCCTACGTCACCGGCGTCGCCGCGTTGATGCGCGCCAAGTACCCGGCCTGGACGGCGGCGCAGATCGTCGCCCGGATCGAGCAGACCGCCGAGCGCTCCGTCAACGGCCACGACGACTTCGTCGGCTGGGGCGTCGTCGACCCGGTGGGCGCCCTGTCCGGCGACGACGCCCCGCAGGACGCACCCCGCCCGGACCCGCCGCCCGCCAGGGCCCAGGCCCCCGAACCCGCGCACCTGTCGATGTCGCGGACCCCGCAGGAGCGAAGCAAGCGGTACGCGGCCTACGCGCTGGCGGCCGCGGCCGTACTCGTCGGCGTGGTAGCCGGCACCGCGACGGTCGCGCGCGACATCCGGCGACGCCGGGGCCCGCGCGCCCGCTGA
- the eccB gene encoding type VII secretion protein EccB gives MASRRDELNAYTFAKRRMVAAFLRPSPTGSDEGAPRPLRAVLPGVVAGALILAGFGAVGMFRPTAPTDWDRPGTNVIVGKKSTTRYVVLTTGRGKNSKTLLHPVLNLASARLLLTPQSYDVVQVADDILDAGKPPRGPVLGIPYAPDRLPEAKDAGTAKRWAVCVQPGGKGNSVQKAAFVLAERDNGLTEGANRLTGGQTLYVRGQDRTRYLVDARGTKYRIDETAADLGHLTGALVGSAQPQPVTDDWLATLHDGSPIVFPRIPGNAGAPAHVEGRLSAQENRIGTVLRTRNGEGTAYYVVLGGKVRPVSEFTAWLLINSPQTAALDLDGEARTVGLQDFVPDPVPFTGQAAHWPAHRAERVNATGAGSSGRDTVCNVLRRADGGGATTLSTWAGTSYPASVGAAGTSTYVTPGSGLLYTQVRGRQTSPDGSLFLVTDTGLRYAVQANGDSDAERSGIGTAGAANGPDGRPEPGEAQIRLGYEKVTPALVPIEWSDFLSKGPRLDTNSARRPQGS, from the coding sequence ATGGCATCGCGGCGGGACGAGCTCAACGCGTACACATTCGCGAAGAGACGCATGGTGGCGGCCTTCCTCCGGCCCTCACCGACCGGCTCCGACGAGGGCGCCCCGCGCCCGCTGCGCGCTGTCCTGCCGGGCGTGGTCGCCGGGGCCCTGATCCTCGCGGGCTTCGGCGCCGTCGGCATGTTCAGGCCGACCGCCCCCACGGACTGGGACCGGCCCGGCACCAACGTGATCGTCGGCAAGAAGTCGACCACCCGTTACGTGGTGCTCACCACCGGCCGGGGCAAGAACAGCAAGACCCTGCTGCACCCCGTGCTGAACCTCGCGTCGGCCAGGCTGCTGCTCACCCCGCAGAGTTACGACGTCGTGCAGGTCGCCGACGACATCCTGGACGCGGGAAAGCCCCCGCGCGGACCGGTCCTCGGCATTCCGTACGCCCCCGACCGGCTGCCCGAGGCCAAGGACGCGGGTACGGCGAAGCGCTGGGCCGTGTGCGTGCAGCCGGGCGGCAAAGGCAACAGCGTGCAGAAGGCCGCCTTCGTCCTCGCCGAACGGGACAACGGGCTGACGGAGGGCGCGAACAGGCTCACCGGCGGCCAGACGCTCTACGTCAGGGGCCAGGACCGGACCCGTTACCTCGTCGACGCCCGCGGCACCAAGTACCGCATCGACGAGACCGCGGCCGACCTCGGCCATCTGACCGGCGCCCTCGTCGGCAGCGCACAGCCGCAGCCCGTCACCGACGACTGGCTGGCCACCCTGCACGACGGCAGCCCGATCGTCTTCCCCCGGATCCCCGGCAACGCCGGCGCCCCGGCGCACGTCGAAGGACGGCTCTCCGCGCAGGAGAACCGGATCGGCACGGTGCTGCGGACCCGCAACGGAGAGGGCACCGCGTACTACGTCGTCCTCGGCGGGAAGGTCCGGCCGGTCTCCGAGTTCACCGCCTGGCTGCTGATCAACTCCCCGCAGACCGCCGCACTCGACCTGGACGGCGAGGCGCGCACCGTCGGCCTCCAGGACTTCGTGCCCGACCCCGTCCCCTTCACCGGCCAGGCCGCGCACTGGCCGGCGCACCGGGCCGAGCGGGTCAATGCCACCGGCGCCGGAAGCTCCGGCCGCGACACCGTCTGCAATGTGCTGCGCAGGGCGGACGGCGGCGGCGCGACGACCCTGAGCACCTGGGCGGGCACCTCGTACCCCGCCTCCGTCGGGGCGGCCGGCACCAGCACGTACGTCACTCCGGGCAGCGGCCTCCTCTACACCCAGGTCCGGGGCCGGCAGACCAGCCCGGACGGATCACTCTTCCTGGTGACCGACACCGGACTGCGGTACGCGGTTCAGGCGAACGGCGACAGCGACGCCGAGCGCTCCGGCATCGGCACCGCCGGGGCGGCGAACGGGCCGGACGGGCGCCCCGAACCCGGCGAGGCGCAGATCCGGCTCGGATACGAGAAGGTGACACCCGCCCTCGTCCCGATCGAGTGGTCGGACTTCCTGTCCAAGGGCCCCCGGCTCGACACCAACAGCGCCCGCCGGCCCCAGGGTTCGTGA
- the eccE gene encoding type VII secretion protein EccE, whose amino-acid sequence MASVTRTPPAGNVPPPQTPRPSGSPGDPGRRGPGGARLSGRAGPFGSFRLQQLVLLEIAAALLLCAWVVGPLLLAPAVVAAAALVLLAVVRRRRRSLPAWLCTVLALRARTRRAASTALPAGTGPGIAPAVECEPGLRTCSFSDRDGRQVGMIGDGTYLTAVLRIDSDATALRPDRSARPLPLMLVKDALDVDGIRLESAQVVQHTQPAPAPHLPEQSVAARNYAPLQAQTGSPAVRITWIALKLDPELCPEAVRARGGGLTGAQKCLVRTVDQLSSRLMGAGFGATVLTERELHSAIATSACAGPSAGARAGRSGAPVRRTLETSRTWRCDDRQHTTYWVRRWPRFGAGGAPMPQLVALLTSVPALATTFSLTLGRGDRQEIPIAGHIRITGRSEEELRRARRELERTARGVKTSLVRLDREQLPGVLATLPLGGTR is encoded by the coding sequence ATGGCTTCCGTGACGCGGACACCGCCGGCCGGGAACGTACCGCCTCCCCAGACCCCCCGGCCCAGCGGCTCCCCGGGGGATCCGGGCCGTCGGGGGCCGGGCGGCGCACGGCTGAGCGGACGAGCCGGACCGTTCGGATCGTTCCGACTGCAACAGCTCGTGCTGCTCGAGATCGCCGCCGCGCTGCTGTTGTGCGCCTGGGTCGTCGGTCCTCTGCTGCTGGCACCGGCGGTGGTGGCGGCCGCGGCGCTGGTGCTGCTGGCCGTCGTGCGCAGGCGCCGCCGTTCGCTTCCCGCGTGGCTCTGTACGGTTCTCGCGCTGCGCGCCCGTACCCGCAGGGCGGCGTCGACGGCGTTGCCCGCGGGCACCGGGCCGGGGATCGCGCCGGCGGTGGAGTGCGAACCGGGCCTGCGCACCTGCTCGTTCAGCGACCGTGACGGGCGGCAGGTCGGCATGATCGGCGACGGTACGTATCTGACGGCCGTACTCCGGATCGACTCGGACGCCACCGCGCTGCGGCCGGACCGGTCCGCACGGCCGCTGCCGCTGATGCTCGTCAAGGACGCGCTCGACGTCGACGGCATCCGGCTGGAGTCGGCGCAGGTCGTGCAGCACACCCAGCCCGCTCCCGCACCGCATCTGCCGGAGCAGTCGGTCGCGGCACGCAACTACGCGCCCCTCCAGGCGCAGACGGGTTCCCCGGCGGTCCGCATCACCTGGATCGCGCTGAAGCTGGACCCGGAGCTCTGCCCGGAGGCCGTACGGGCGCGGGGCGGCGGGCTCACCGGTGCGCAGAAATGCCTGGTCCGCACGGTCGACCAGTTGTCCAGCAGGCTGATGGGGGCCGGGTTCGGCGCGACGGTGCTGACGGAGCGGGAGCTCCACTCGGCGATCGCCACCTCCGCCTGCGCCGGTCCGTCGGCCGGGGCGCGGGCCGGCCGGTCCGGAGCGCCTGTCCGCCGCACCCTGGAGACCTCGCGGACCTGGCGTTGCGACGACCGGCAGCACACCACGTACTGGGTGCGCCGCTGGCCGCGGTTCGGCGCGGGCGGTGCGCCGATGCCGCAGCTCGTCGCGCTGCTCACCTCGGTCCCGGCGCTGGCCACGACCTTCAGCCTCACGCTGGGACGCGGCGACCGGCAGGAGATCCCGATCGCCGGACACATCCGGATCACCGGCCGCAGCGAGGAGGAACTACGCCGCGCCCGACGTGAGTTGGAGCGCACCGCACGCGGGGTGAAGACCTCTCTCGTGCGGCTCGACCGCGAACAGCTGCCCGGCGTCCTCGCCACGCTTCCGCTCGGGGGTACCCGCTGA